Proteins encoded in a region of the Planococcus citri chromosome 1, ihPlaCitr1.1, whole genome shotgun sequence genome:
- the LOC135833035 gene encoding uncharacterized protein LOC135833035: MTSKTKRKQSIIHKLRNREVSGVFENNVVSPQNKAKLLFGEIPPRMRFHLKSVIEDMGSHILMGMTQCGQFMLTYTFTMDHAQTNNRFTYGSSCFKYQLHWWRFKIGAPAVLVAEVHLFENQDIHDVLTIGIVQWPSVPNRILVYGQSYTAPQDVDDSEFRKLYITVTAMPSLNNCKDCLNIKRCTQQDDMAENWESGVGSRCLRHGLTVHTMFSVFPPYPAINLSVAVKDENRIIVNTGNCLHVLSIDLEDTCEGFKPTDETIVNEELHHRLGATLSSKGYDYKVLVINHLNDNSNEQLSSKNNKRLRSKAYKFKCLQNFDCDNQCENCKIDCEVRTSKRPKCTSVPLAVTKEAWLRQLANKVYDFAESDESCNLKFKWYRRRTIADKMYEFCSDDDENAENIHPLSFHIDGTKSVGVYRSNTLYKGFSNPTNTQKSSDIDLEDGDIASEASQSDTTDFNESHLPVSSPVRCNLESSNLLGREKCWIYENDADSSSSKANCSKLVGGPSQLNVTCDSVWLDWETTSLSPRSDISYSTTASGECSELKSDSGRSFLENLPSMGSESYSPKCVSPLAVKCYPGCAQVNKDRPKKEPPVLKKFFCRENNLVLKLHNCHSKNILSKDAKKQAAVKKNKKETIPDRCSVPDVSVRFERRYIEMDEEILSTITDIDDEDGVTGFHYALPLSVHGTGYAQMQMIANTKVEKLNVPCCVVRQDSLDIEQFSYKAAVIICKCQGYKFWFCNDYDIEIVDVCPINGDIMAVVFMRINAEPIKQSGAQDQGPKEPRQFFETRCVFIWNARSKTCWLEAYTPLVEDQQMMSLNFNSSTRKNWNPARTEAAKLKSLRLGFFDIPLIRPILSFEHLVLDNIRFGPSLEVIEDEYNMISFYRERDEMVIGIADESADEYTVSDYESEPIISDSEDDSN, translated from the exons ATGACTTCGAAAACCAAACGAAAGCAATCCATTATCCATAAGCTGAGAAATCGGGAG GTTTCGGGTGTATTTGAGAACAATGTCGTATCTCCTCAAAACAAAGCCAAGCTTTTATTCGGTGAAATACCTCCTCGTATGAGATTCCATTTGAAATCAGTCATCGAAGATATGGGAAG CCATATACTCATGGGAATGACACAATGTGGCCAGTTCATGCTCACTTATACTTTCACAATGGATCACGCTCAGACTAATAATAGATTCACGTACGGCTCATCTTGTTTCAAATACCAATTGCATTGGTGGAGATTCAAGATCGGAGCTCCTGCAGTATTGGTTGCTGAAGTTCATCTGTTCGAGAATCAAGATATACACGATGTGCTTACGATTGGCATCGTTCAGTGGCCTTCTGTACCGAACAGAATATTGGTTTATGGGCAAAG CTATACTGCTCCTCAAGATGTGGACGATTCCGAGTTTCGTAAATTGTATATCACTGTGACGGCTATGCCCTCTTTGAATAACTGTAAAGACTGCTTAAATATTAAACGTTGTACCCAGCAAGATGACA TGGCCGAAAATTGGGAATCCGGAGTTGGTAGTCGATGTTTACGACACGGTTTAACTGTTCATACCATGTTCAGCGTTTTCCCTCCGTATCCGGCTATCAATTTATCAGTAGCTGTTAAAGATGAAAATAGAATTATCGTAAACACAGGTAATTGCTTGCATGTCTTATCTATCGACCTCGAAGACACTTGCGAAGGTTTTAAACCTACCGATGAGACCATCGTAAATGAAGAGCTACATCACAG ATTGGGAGCAACGTTATCGTCTAAAGGATACGATTACAAAGTTCTTGTGATAAATCACTTAAACGATAATTCGAACGAGCAATTATCATCTAAGAATAACAAACGATTGCGATCTAAAGCGTATAAATTCAAATGTCTTCAAAATTTCGACTGTGATAATCAG TgcgaaaactgtaaaattgacTGCGAAGTACGTACCAGTAAAAGACCGAAGTGTACTTCGGTTCCTTTAGCGGTGACTAAAGAAGCCTGGCTACGACAACTTGCAAACAAA GTATACGATTTCGCCGAATCTGACGAAAGTTGCAACCTAAAGTTTAAATGGTACCGAAGACGTACCATTGCCGATAAAATGTACGAATTTTGTTCAGACGACGACGAAAATGCCGAAAACATTCATCCTTTATCTTTCCACATCGACGGGACCAAGTCGGTTGGAGTTTACCGTTCGAATACCTTATACAAGGGGTTCTCAAACCCGACGAATACTCAGAAATCGAGCGATATCGATTTAGAAGACGGTGACATCGCGTCGGAGGCTTCGCAAAGCGACACGACCGATTTCAACGAATCGCATTTACCGGTTTCGTCGCCTGTTCGATGTAACCTCGAATCATCCAATTTACTCGGTCGAGAAAAATGCTGGATTTACGAAAACGACGCCGATAGTTCCTCCAGTAAAGCGAATTGTTCGAAATTAGTCGGCG GCCCATCTCAGCTAAACGTTACCTGTGATTCGGTATGGCTGGATTGGGAAACAACCTCGTTATCGCCTCGATCTGATATTAGTTATTCGACAACGGCGAGCGGCGAATGCTCCGAACTGAAATCCGATTCTGGTAGATCGTTTTTAGAAAACTTACCTTCCATGGGTTCCGAATCGTATTCGCCGAAATGTGTATCTCCTTTGGCTGTGAAATGCTATCCGGGTTGCGCTCAGGTTAACAAAGATCGTCCTAAGAAAGAACCACCGgtgttgaagaaatttttctgtCGCGAGAATAATTTAGTATTGAAGTTGCATAATTGCCATTCGAAAAATATCCTGTCGAAAGATGCCAAGAAACAGGCAGctgtgaaaaaaa ATAAAAAAGAAACGATCCCAGATCGCTGCTCCGTTCCTGATGTTTCGGTTAGATTTGAAAGACGTTATATCGAAATGGACGAAGAAATATTGTCTACAATTACCGACATCGATG ACGAAGACGGTGTCACTGGATTCCATTACGCTTTACCTCTTTCCGTACACGGAACGGGTTACGCTCAAATGCAAATGATAGCCAACACTAAGGTAGAAAAATTG AATGTGCCATGTTGCGTCGTACGTCAAGATAGTTTGGATATCGAGCAATTCTCGTATAAGGCTGCTGTAATCATTTGCAAATGCCAAGGATATAAGTTCTGGTTCTGTAACGATTACGATATTGAAATAGTCGAT GTGTGCCCAATAAACGGTGATATTATGGCTGTGGTGTTTATGCGAATCAACGCCGAACCTATTAAACAATCCGGCGCTCAAGATCAAGG ACCTAAAGAACCGcgtcaatttttcgaaacacGTTGCGTGTTCATTTGGAACGCTCGTTCGAAAACCTGTTGGTTGGAAGCGTACACTCCGCTGGTAGAGGATCAGCAGATGATGTCGTTGAATTTTAACAGTTCTACTCGTAAGAATTGGAATCCCGCTCGCACAGAAGCGGCTAAATTGAAATCATTACGCTTGGGATTCTTCGACATTCCTCTTATACGACCGATTCTATCGTTCGAGCATTTAGTTCTGGATAATATACGTTTCG gacctTCCTTGGAAGTAATCGAAGACGAATACAACATGATTAGTTTCTATCGCGAAAGAGACGAAATGGTGATTGGAATAGCGGACGAGAGCGCCGACGAGTACACAGTATCCGATTACGAAAGCGAACCAATTATATCTGATTCAGAAGACGACAGTAACTAG
- the LOC135833036 gene encoding kinesin-like protein KIF23 — MRKAFATPMRTPCRPKTTESKDANKESLQVYCRIRPLSQTEPSCIKVISDTSVQLTLQDTNKSGKQYTFKKVFTESSTQKEVFDEVALPLVEQLINGKNGLLFTYGVTGSGKTFTMTGSKQNVGVMPRCLDVLFNSITDYQAQKFIFKPDKMNGFEVQTEDEADRDRESYLRRNNLTKLRKNNSQEDLLSARSKDSTRITVKEEDNAYAVFITYVEVYNNSVFDLLDTAFENEICQKPQSKIVRDDGSGNMYVHGATEVEVKSTEEAFEYFYKGEKRKRMGCTTLNIDSSRSHSVFTIKLVQAPLNASGETVMQEKHMICVSQLSLVDLAGSERTNRTKNTGQRLNEAGKINQSLMVLRKCLETLRSNQQSGVPKMVSYREHKITLLFKNFFEGDGDIRMVVCVNPRMADADENAFVMQFAEATQDIMVNPTPLKTTQHIGLTPGRRKANVEYRRVLQMLEEAKENDPVTHVPFDANVIYNFGPCPQIESFSNDQDYNKALINYLEETLRKKELYKADIDKRRDKFRASLVQFQEEQLLNKRDKDASNARLEHETYKIKALEEKLVKMDSELSSYKKKYDEVNEDNKRTKKELRVIEETNYELKRKCNLAAHENKKLRKEASNHAIISNNENEIPQTPESTTPCPQQTLTSPNKSAHSVVVSNLRHNKIHIDPRDQWLDHQAKLAVPMNTVLQPSFRKRKSFDNVTSPKEVRKTTKYCLMTQSQDEAGDLETQLYKGDVVPTVGGGAQIIFNDVETLKQSSPLASPTSPKQRTGPLYPDIETKCSVAMEGHSYRKKC; from the exons ATGAGAAAAGCATTCGCAACGCCGATGAGAACGCCATGTCGGCCAAAGACGACAGAAAGTAAAGATGCTAACAAGGAATCTCTTCAAGTATACTGTCGCATAAGGCCACTATCACAAACAGAGCCGTCATGTATAAAAGTAATCTCAGATACTTCGGTTCAACTAACGTTACAAGATACGAATAAATCAGGAAAGCAATATACGTTCAAAAAAGTATTCACCGAAAGCAGTACGCAGAAGGAAGTATTCGACGAAGTAGCATTACCTTTAGTCGAGCAGTTAATCAACGGTAAAAATGGACTACTTTTTACCTACGGTGTCACCGGCAGTGGAAAAACATTCACTATGACTGGAAGTAAACAAAATGTCGGTGTGATGCCGAGATGTCTAGATGTATTGTTCAATTCAATTACCGATTACCAAGCTCAGAAGTTCATTTTCAAGCCCGATAAAATGAACGGTTTTGAAGTACAGACCGAAGACGAAGCCGATCGTGATAGAGAATCGTATTTGCGGCGAAATAATTTGACAAAGTTAAGAAA GAATAATTCTCAAGAAGATTTGCTGTCTGCCCGAAGCAAAGACAGTACAAGAATTACGGTCAAAGAAGAAGATAACGCGTACGCTGTATTCATAACTTACGTGGAGGTTTACAATAATTCTGTTTTCGATTTATTAGACACTGCTTTCGAGAACGAAATTTGCCAGAA ACCTCAATCAAAAATTGTCCGAGACGATGGTTCGGGTAATATGTACGTTCACGGCGCCACCGAAGTCGAAGTGAAAAGTACCGAAGaagcttttgaatatttttacaaagGGGAGAAACGTAAACGAATGGGTTGTACAACGTTGAACATCGACTCCAGCCGTAGTCATTCCGTATTCACCATTAAACTTGTTCAA gctCCTCTGAACGCGTCAGGAGAAACCGTCATGCAAGAAAAACATATGATCTGTGTAAGTCAACTTTCGCTCGTAGATTTGGCCGGAAGCGAGCGTACGAATCGTACAAAGAACACAGGCCAACGATTAAACGAAGCCGGCAAAATAAACCAATCGTTAATGGTGCTTCGAAAATGCCTGGAAACCTTACGCAGTAATCAGCAATCCGGTGTGCCAAAAATGGTCTCTTATCGAGAGCATAAGATCACTCTTCTGTTCAAAAACTTCTTCGAAGGCGATGGTGATATCAGAATGGTCGTATGCGTTAACCCTAGAATGGCTGACGCTGACGAAAACGCT TTCGTAATGCAGTTCGCCGAAGCTACCCAGGATATAATGGTGAATCCAACACCGTTGAAAACCACCCAACACATAGGATTGACTCCCGGTCGGAGAAAAGCTAATGTCGAATACAGGAGAGTTTTACAAATGCTCGAAGAAGCGAAAGAAAACGATCCTGTAACACACGTGCCTTTCGATGCTAACGTTATATACAA TTTCGGACCGTGTCCTCAAATAGAATCATTCTCTAACGATCAAGATTACAACAAAGCGTTGATTAATTACCTGGAAGAAACGCTACGAAAAAAAGAATTGTATAAAGCGGATATTGATAAAAGAA gagatAAATTCAGAGCTTCGTTGGTACAGTTCCAGGAAGAGCAGTTGCTGAATAAACGAGATAAAGATGCTTCCAATGCCAGATTGGAACATGAAACGTACAAG ATTAAAGCGCTCGAAGAGAAATTAGTTAAAATGGATTCAGAATTATCGAGTTATAAAAAGAAGTACGATGAAGTCAACGAAGATAACAAACGAACCAAAAAAGAA TTACGAGTAATCGAAGAGACGAATTacgaattgaaaagaaaatgtaatCTGGCCGCCCATGAAAACAAAAAGCTACGAAAAGAAGCTTCTAATCACGCTATTATAtcgaataatgaaaatgaaatcccTCAAACTCCGGAATCCACTACTCCG TGTCCTCAACAAACGTTGACTTCACCGAACAAATCCGCACATTCTGTGGTTGTGAGCAACCTTCGCCATAATAAAATACACATCGATCCTCGCGATCAATGGCTCGATCACCAGGCAAAGCTAGCTGTACCTATGAACACGGTTTTACAACCGTCTTTCCGTAAACGTAAATCATTCGATAACGTAACCAGTCCCAAAGAAGTGAGAAAAACCACGAAATATTGTTTAATGACTCAAAGTCAAGACGAAGCTGGTGATCTTGAAACACAGCTatacaaa GGCGATGTAGTACCAACTGTCGGAGGCGGAGCTCAGATCATTTTCAACGACGTCGAAACATTGAAACAATCGTCCCCTCTGGCTTCGCCTACGTCTCCAAAGCAGAGAACAGGACCATTGTATCCGGATATCGAAACGAAATGCTCGGTCGCAATGGAAGGACATTCGTACAGGAAGAAATGCTGA
- the LOC135833037 gene encoding kinesin-like protein KIF23, translating to MKKAYTTPMKTPSRPKTKNTDTDANKESLRVYCRLKPLSQTEPSCIKVISDTSVQLSLQDANKSAKQYTFKKVFVENSTQKEVFEEVALPLVEQLIDGQNGLLFTYGVTGSGKTFTMTGSKRNVGIMPRCLDVLFNSIADYQARKFIFKPDKMNGFEVQTEEEAKRDEETYLRQNHKARLRKNNSQEDLLSARSEDSVRITVKEEDNAYAVFISYVEVYNKKVIDLLDNAFENGQRIEPKVIRHDGSGNGYVLGATEVEVKSTEEAFEVFYKGQKRKRMGCTTLNIDSSRSHTVFTIKLVQAPLNASGDRVIQDENLICVSQLSLVDLAGSERTNRTKNTGQRLNEAGKINQSLMVLRKCLETLRSNQQSGTAENISYREDKITFLFKSYFEGDGDIRMVVCVNPSMADADENAFVMTFAEATQDIIVNPTPLKATLYPALTPGRRRANVESRKVLQMLEEENENDPVAYVPFDANIIYNFGPFPQLESFSGDPEYSRALINYLEETLEKRKTYKSDLDKRNEKIRALLLQFQEELHRCKQDRDAANARSEHEMLKSKALEDKVVSLDTELTKYKRRNDELMEENKQIKRKMRKCEEKNSERNIKSSRREPSPSTTESAISCAQHTPISATKSTPRYNTRRTRHTPRDKWLVQQQTMVVALDTVLQPNMPKRKSCDTVTSPKKMRKTSKYCLMTQNQDETGDLETQLYKGDVVPTVGGGAQVIFNDVEILKQVSPLNSPTSPKQRPAPLYPDIQTKCSVAVEGRAYRRKR from the exons ATGAAAAAAGCATACACAACGCCGATGAAAACGCCAAGTCGGCCAAAGACGAAAAATACTGATACAGACGCTAATAAAGAATCACTTCGAGTGTACTGTCGCCTAAAACCACTCTCCCAAACGGAACCATCATGTATAAAAGTGATCTCGGATACTTCGGTTCAACTTTCGTTGCAAGATGCGAATAAATCTGCGAAACAATACACATTCAAGAAAGTATTCGTCGAAAACAGTACACAGAAGGAAGTATTCGAAGAGGTAGCTCTACCTCTAGTTGAGCAATTGATCGATGGTCAAAATGGACTGCTTTTTACGTACGGAGTCACCGGCAGTGGAAAAACATTCACTATGACTGGAAGTAAACGTAATGTCGGTATAATGCCAAGATGTTTAGATGTGTTGTTCAATTCGATCGCCGATTACCAAGCTcgtaagttcatttttaaaccgGATAAGATGAATGGTTTCGAAGTACAAACTGAGGAGGAAGCTAAACGAGATGAAGAGACGTATCTGCGACAGAATCATAAGGCTAGATTAAGAAA AAATAATTCTCAAGAAGATTTGCTCTCAGCACGAAGCGAAGATAGTGTTAGGATCACGGTGAAAGAAGAAGATAACGCCTACGCTGTTTTCATCAGTTACGTAGAAGTATACAATAAGAAAGTAATCGATTTACTCGACaacgcttttgaaaatggacagAG AATTGAACCCAAAGTAATCCGACACGATGGCTCAGGAAACGGTTACGTTCTAGGCGCCACCGAAGTCGAGGTGAAAAGCACCGAAGAAGCTTTCGAAGTGTTTTACAAAGGACAGAAACGTAAACGAATGGGTTGCACGACACTGAACATTGATTCCAGCCGTAGTCACACCGTATTTACAATCAAACTTGTCcaa gCTCCTTTGAACGCATCAGGAGACAGAGTCATACAAGATGAAAATCTCATCTGCGTGAGTCAACTCTCGCTCGTCGATTTGGCCGGCAGTGAGCGTACTAATCGTACGAAAAATACTGGTCAGCGATTAAACGAAGCCGGTAAAATAAACCAATCGTTAATGGTGCTTCGAAAATGCTTGGAAACCTTACGCAGTAATCAACAGTCCGGCACTGCAGAGAACATCAGTTATCGAGAGGATAAAATCACCTTCTTGTTCAAAAGCTATTTCGAGGGTGATGGTGATATTAGAATGGTCGTTTGTGTGAATCCAAGCATGGCTGACGCAGATGAAAATGCT TTCGTAATGACGTTTGCTGAAGCAACGCAAGATATAATAGTGAATCCGACTCCTTTGAAAGCAACTCTATACCCAGCATTAACTCCAGGTCGAAGGAGAGCTAACGTAGAATCTAGAAAAGTTTTACAAATgttggaagaagaaaatgaaaacgatcCTGTGGCATACGTGCCTTTCGATGCTAACATTATTTACAA TTTTGGACCATTCCCTCAATTGGAATCGTTCTCCGGCGATCCCGAGTACAGCCGAGCGTTGATTAATTACTTGGAAGAGACgctagaaaaaagaaaaacatacaaatcgGATTTAGACAAAAGAA atgagAAGATCAGAGCTTTACTGTTGcaattccaagaagaactgcACCGATGCAAACAGGATAGAGATGCTGCTAATGCAAGATCAGAGCACGAAATGCTCAAG AGTAAAGCTCTCGAAGATAAAGTCGTTAGTCTAGATACCGAACTTACGAAGTATAAAAGGAGAAATGACGAACTGATGgaagaaaataaacaaattaaacgaaaa ATGCGCAAATGTGAAGAGAAAAACTCAGAAAGGAATATTAAATCGTCGCGTAGAGAACCGTCACCCTCAACCACTGAATCCGCAATTTCG tgtgcTCAACATACGCCGATTTCTGCGACCAAATCAACGCCTCGCTATAATACTCGTAGAACACGACACACACCTCGCGATAAATGGCTCGTTCAACAACAAACGATGGTGGTAGCTTTGGATACCGTTCTGCAACCGAATATGCCTAAACGTAAATCATGCGACACTGTCACCAGTCCCAAGAAAATGAGGAAAACCTCGAAATACTGTTTAATGACTCAAAATCAAGACGAAACTGGCGATCTTGAAACGCAGCTTTACAAA GGCGATGTGGTACCAACAGTCGGTGGTGGAGCTCAGGTTATTTTTAACGATGTAGAAATATTGAAACAAGTGTCTCCATTGAACTCGCCAACGTCTCCGAAGCAAAGACCAGCACCATTGTATCCGGATATACAAACGAAATGCTCGGTCGCCGTGGAAGGACGTGCATACAGGAGAAAACGTTGA
- the LOC135833039 gene encoding uncharacterized protein LOC135833039, protein MIKLCSVTVILVVFLWMKNDTGRVTATESCCPLEDEVKQDDSYIGVNIMTEGYQSVESSHESAVVPTPTTTTVAVKFLEIATVTETQLHIGENKTTQRSCDGVNQVTSVYERTHDIDMKFVQDSITSMWRTIFSLVFILILLAFLISYVYSLIKKNNIRKDTARRNEKIRPIPDTFNEKNSQLYFPIINASRTAHFLKDLDPIYDYPCSMQSDYEKV, encoded by the exons atgataaaattgtGTTCTGTGACTGTGATACTTGTTGTGTTCTTGTGGATGAAAAATGATACCGGTCGAGTAACAGCTACAGAATCGTGTTGCCCATTGGAAGACGAAGTAAAACAAGATGACTCGTACATTGGTGTTAATATTATGACAGAAGGATATCAAAGTGTCGAATCAAGCCATGAATCGGCGGTAGTGCCGACGCCGACTACCACTACGGTGGCGGTCAAGTTTCTAGAGATTGCCACAGTTACCGAAACGCAATTACATATCGGTGAAAATAAAACCACTCAACGTTCCTGCGATGGTGTAAATCAAGTAACGAGTGTTTACGAAAGAACACACGATATCGATATGAAATTCGTTCAAGATTCCATAACGTCCATGTGGCGGACTATATTTTCactcgtttttattttaattttattagcGTTTTTGATTTCCTACGTGTACTCGttgatcaagaaaaataacatcAGGAAGGATACGGCGagaaggaatgaaaaaattcgtccTATTCCTG ATACGTTTAACGAGAAAAATTCACAGCTGTATTTTCCTATCATCAACGCTTCTCGAACAGCTCACTTCTTAAAAG aTTTGGATCCGATATACGATTATCCATGTTCGATGCAATCGGATTACGAAAAAGTGTAA
- the LOC135833038 gene encoding medium-chain acyl-CoA ligase ACSF2, mitochondrial-like, with protein sequence MHPEVEIRSEKLSYWKGDDSDPLKNLTIGQLVEQAAERYVDRIAISAYGGNRFTFAEVLEKIDILAAAFANLGLKRGNHVALWGFSTIEWYLSFLAAFRAGLVVVNLNPLYQTAELLTCLEQADVDALIMDDQLGDHNFYNILKRGIPDVEKYDNNVHITNEVVPSLKTIIVMSKQSFKGTFKWYDLFSSVTEDQRLKVGEIQADSSPFDVCNMQMTSGTTSKPKCVQLSHRSLINAAYIAGKRKGLFDKVHWVCLQVPFFHAYGAVHGILSLIASGCVLVLPYVKFSPNKSIDCIIEEKCTIVYGTPTMHNDLITTVRTRASIDDKIYEKISSVETFQAGGAMCSPELIKNLKKTFRNSRFMSGWGMTETSATGFSTLLQDTEDIILSTVGKVTEHVEVKVIDEKGEIVPLGVPGELCCKGYQIMNGYYKDPVKTKEVLDEDGWLRTGDKFILRENGYGEIVGRIKDIIIRGGENIAPKEIEQLLIEHPDIVDVEVYGVSDTRLGEAVAAAVIKSPNSSLTERDIQEYCKGMIASYKIPQYVVFVEKFPKTMTGKIQKVKLKEMTEKQLHLPASKY encoded by the exons ATGCATCCAGAAGTTGAAATTAGATCTGAAAAATTAAGTTATTGGAAGGGAGACGACTCAGATCCGTTGAAAAATCTCACCATAGGACAGCTAGTTGAGCAGGCAGCTGAACGGTATGTTGACAGAATTGCTATTTCTGCTTATGGAGGTAATCGATTTACCTTTGCCGAAGTATTGGAAAAG atCGATATTTTAGCAGCAGCGTTTGCAAATTTGGGATTAAAACGAGGAAATCATGTTGCATTGTGGGGTTTCAGCACGATCGAATGGTATTTGTCATTTTTAGCTGCATTCAGAGCTGGTCTTGTTGTA GTGAATTTAAACCCGTTATATCAAACTGCGGAATTGCTAACGTGTTTAGAACAAGCAGATGTGGATGCTTTGATCATGGACGATCAACTGGGtgatcataatttttacaatattcttAAAAGAGGTATTCCCGATGTTGAAAAGTACGACAATAATGTTCATATTACCAATGAAGTGGTTCCTTCGCTCAAGACGATCATTGTGATGTCGAAGCAGTCGTTTAA GGGTACTTTCAAATGGTACGATTTATTTTCATCTGTGACCGAAGATCAACGACTCAAAGTTGGAGAAATTCAGGCAGACTCAAGTCCTTTTGATGTTTGCAATATGCAGATGACTTCG GGAACCACTAGCAAACCGAAATGTGTACAACTCTCTCATCGCAGCTTGATAAACGCGGCCTATATAGCTGGAAAACGCAAAGGTTTGTTCGATAAG GTGCATTGGGTATGTCTTCAAGTACCATTTTTCCATGCTTATGGAGCAGTTCATGGTATTTTATCGTTGATCGCTTCGGGTTGCGTTTTAGTTCtaccttatgtaaaattcagtCCAAATAAATCGATCGATTGTATCATAGAAGAGAA ATGCACGATTGTATATGGTACTCCAACTATGCACAATGATCTAATTACTACAGTTCGAACCAGAGCCTCTATTGACgataaaatttacgaaaaaatatcCTCCGTTGAGACATTTCAAGCCGGGGGAGCAATGTGCTCACCAGAGTTgattaaaaacttgaagaaaaccTTTAGAAATTCTCGATTTATG AGTGGATGGGGTATGACGGAAACCAGCGCCACAGGATTCTCGACACTATTACAAGATACAGAAGATATTATTTTATCCACTGTTGGAAAAGTAACGGAGCATGTCGAG GTCAAGGTTATCGATGAGAAGGGTGAAATCGTACCTTTAGGAGTACCTGGTGAGTTGTGCTGCAAAGGGTATCAAATAATGAATGGATACTACAAGGATCCGGTCAAAACTAAAGAAGTATTGGATGAAGATGGATGGCTTCGGACAGG GGATAAATTCATTTTAAGAGAAAATGGTTACGGTGAAATCGTTGGTAGGATTAAGGATATAATTATCAGGGGAGGGGAAAACATTGCACCCAAAGAAATAGAACAGTTGCTAATCGAACATCCGGATATAGTTGATGTCGAA GTTTATGGAGTCTCAGATACAAGGTTGGGTGAAGCGGTAGCTGCAGCTGTAATCAAATCACCGAATTCCAGTTTAACTGAACGAGATATTCAAGAATACTGCAAAGGAATG ATTGCATCTTACAAAATACCACAATATGTTGTATTTGTGGAGAAGTTTCCGAAAACGATGACTGGTAAAATTCAGAAGGTCAAATTGAAGGAAATGACTGAAAAACAGTTGCACCTTCCAGCTTCAAAGTATTAG